The Solanum pennellii chromosome 4, SPENNV200 genomic interval AATTCAGAAACACAAGGACAACATATAGAAATGCTTCATCACAAACCAAGCAATCATAAATTTTGGGATGTCATAAGGGCAAAGATAACATTTCAGGTACGCGGAAACAAAATACCTGCGATTTTGTCAGGGAATACTTTACCCTTCAAAGTGACCGCACAACTGGTTGAGGATTTTGGGCAACTTACCAATTTGTGAAACAATCGAATAAGATATTGAGCAACACAGTTCACTGAACAACTCTTGCACGTTTCTCTCGTTGATATAATTAGAAATGACTCCAAAATGATCGCATTCTTTAGTAGAAACTTTGGAAGTTTGAAAAGTTCATCGTAATCCCATTCAAGATGCTTCTTCAAACGCATATTGGAATAACTGACAATCTTAACATTCTTGTGGTTGGAAAACCTGACGCTTGACAAGAAATGAATATCATGTTCTTTTGCCAAATATCTGAACTCAAATGCACATTTATCAAGATCAGACTAGAGAGAGAATACAGTCAAATGAAAATCATAATGTTCAAAAGTTACACAACAATGATTTACAGTATACGCAAGTGTTTGGTACAAGAAATTACATTCTTTGCAATTTGCACTTTTGGGGATCGACATATTATCTGTTGTTTAAATTTTACAGTTTTTGCTATTTTTGTCTTACATCTTATTTCTTggtaataaaattaattttgagttTTCGAGTTATTGTTTGATGCcttaaataaaggaaaaagtattaattaacatttttggtattttagtCTTACATCTATATTTTGTATCTTTCTTCGAAGTGTAACCAATTTGCTAAGATTCTTTGTGTACATTTACAATATTATCGTAGGCCTCAATTTTCTATTTCTATCTCCAAATACACAGAGCTTCTATGTTTGTAGAAAAtcaatttcaatccaattttctatttttcaccACGAGAAAGAAtgttaaaagaagtgaagaTGAGTTAGTTAGTGGCAGCAACTAACTATTCAAAAGTTAGTTAGAAGTTGAAGTTAGTTGGTAGTTAGTTAGGCCTATTATTGTAATTTCAAGTTAGTAGGTTGTTACATCGATTAATGTGTAGAGTTAGTTAGTcagtttgtatttttgtttgcaTTATCTGATTGCTATATAAGCAATACAGATCACGTGTAGAGAACACATTTTACAATACAACAGTTTActtttcattcttcttcttcttctttggtaAAAGCTTCAAGCCTCATCAATGGAGTAAGGCTTGGAAGCTTACTGTTTTTtgttcatggtatcagagcagtgTAATCTGTATCATTAGAGGAGTTTAAATCTCTATCAATTTGTGATAATCTGTAGCTTAAGATCTACAGATATGGTAGGAGTGAAGATCGATCAGAATGATCCATTGTTCATTGGAAATTCTGATAGTTCTAGTGCAGTGTTAGTTCCAATCAAGTTGGTTGGATCTGAGAACTATGGAATCTGGAGTAGAGCAATGAGAATTGCATTATTGGGGAAGAGGAAGTATGTTTTCGTAACAGGCACTTGCACAAAAGATCTGTAGAAAGATGAATTGCATGAGCAATGGGAAACTTGCAATGCTATTGTGCTGTCTTGGCTGATGAACACAGTCAGTGAAGAGCTACTTAGTGGCATTGTGTATGCCACAAATTCTTTCTCAGTTTGGAATGATCTAAAGGAAAGATTCGACAAGGTGAATAGAGTAAGGATCTATCAATTACATAGAGATATCACCACTCTCTCACAAGGTACAGATTCTGTATCTCATTACTTCTCAAAGTTGAAAACACTATGGAATGAGTATGATGCTATAGTTCCAAATCCATGTAGTTCATGTTCTCAGTCGAAGGAGTATAATAATTATTTGGAACAGATGAGATTGATTCAATTCTTAAGTGGCCTAAATGAATCATATGATCAGGCTAGGAGACAAATACTACTCAAAGGAACTACACCATCTATGAATCAAGCTTATGCTATGATTATAGAAGATGAGATTCAGCACTCAAGTTATATGGATAATGTAGTTGAGAAGCCAAGTTCTATGGTAATGAGTGTTAACAGGAATCAAGGAACTGGAAAGGAACATTACAAGGGAAAGAAATGTGATTACTGCCATTTCTCAGGTCACACAAAGGATAATTGCTACAAGTTGATTGGTTATCCAAGTGACTGGAAACAAAGGAAGAAACCAGGTTTTGGAAATGGGAATGGAAACATAAGAAATGGTACAGGCACAAGTCAATTTAATGGATATGGGGGACAAAGTTCAGGAAATAATGGTGGATATGGAGGAGGATTTCAAGCTGCAAACAGCATCTCTAATGATCACTGTGATCATCCTAATGCTATATCAAATAATCAGGTGGAAAACAATAACATGCAGAAGGTGCCAAAGGGACAAACATTCACTAAGAAGGAGTATAACCAAATAATGGAAATGCTGAACAAAGATGTACAAGAAACAAAACAAGTTAATATGGCAAGTATTACAACTTGTTTAATAACAAATCCTGCTATACAGGATTGGATTGTTGATTCAGGTGCAACTCATCATATCATTGCAAATAAGCAGCTTCTAACTAGGAGACATGAATTAACAAAGTCACAAATGAATCAAGTTCATCTTCCAACAGGTGACAAGGTTACAGTCAGTCATATTGGTGAAACACCtatatttgaaaatgaagtGGCCAGAAGTGTTTTGCATGTGCCAGATTTCAAGTTCAGTCTATTGTCAGTGTCAAAGATTACAAGAGaactaaattattttgtatctttttaCCCTGACTTTTGTGTGTTTCAGGACCTCTGCAGTGGCAGGGTGAAGGGGATTGGTAGAGAAGAAGGAGGATTATACAGTTTTAAGGCTGGTTTTTCATCTAAACAAAGGGAAGAAATAAAGTGTGCTCAAGAAATAGTAGCTGCAGGAGCTGTAATACAAGACACAAAAATATGGCACAGAAGGTTAGGACATCCATCTCAACAGATATTAAGACTTCTCAAGATAGATACAAGCAGTAAAGGTGATGAAATATCAGCACATTGTCCTGTTTGCCCTTTAGCTAAGCAAACTAGACTTGCTTTCCCTATTAGTACTACTAGAGCATCCATGATGTTTGATGTTGTTCATATGGATCTATGGGGACCTTATAAGACTCCTACTCTAGATAGAAAGCATTACTTCTTGACTATAGTAGATGACTATAGTAGATTTGTATGGGTTCATTTGTTGCAGTTAAAATCAGAAACCATTGTAGCtatcaaaatttttctttcaatgaTCAAAACTCAGTTCAATTCTCATGTCAAGGTTGTGAGATCAGATAATGGCACAGAGTTCCTTAATTCACAGTGTAGAGATTTGTTCAATCATCTGGGAATATTACATCAGAGTAGTTGCCCTCAcacacctcaacaaaatggtgtggtTGAAAGAAAGCACAGACACATCCTTAACATTGCAAGAGCAATCAGATTCCAAGCTCATCTACCTATCAGATTTTGGGGTTATTGCATTAAGGCTGCagtttatttgatgaataggTTACCATCATCAGTCAATTCCAACAAGAGTGCCTATGAGTTGCTTTATTGTAAACAGCCTAGTTTATCTCATCTAAAGGTTATAGGTTGTCTTTGTTATGCTACAAAAGTGCCTAAAGGAGATAAATTTTCAGCCAGAGCTAGTGCAGCTATTCTCTTGGGGTACTCAGAATTACAGAAAGGATATGTGTTGTTGGATATTCACTCTACTAAAGTGCATGTGAATAGAGATGTGATATTTCATGAAGAAACATTTCCTTTTGCTAAAGTGAGACCTCAACTTGATCCATTAGTTGATGTACATGGTTCACCCTTAGAGAAAGCAGGAAATCAAACTATTGAAGTTGAGATTGATAATAGTGAACCTGCAGACACTGGTATAGTTCATGAAGACAGTCAGAGTAATGAGGCTGAGAATTCTTCAGAAGATCAGATGTTTAGACCAAGTACAACAGAGGAAGTTGCAGAAAATACTCATGTTGTACCATCACATGTTGACTCTTATGTTCGAAGATCTTCAAGAAGCATCAAGGAGCCAATGTGGATGAAAGATTATGCTATTACTAAAGGCCATAGTAGCACTAAACATCCTATGGCTAGCTATCTGAATTATGAGAAGCTAAAACCTGAGTGTAGAGGTTTTCTGAGTAAACTTTCAGAGTATACAGAACCTAAGAATTTCAATCAAGCTTCACAAGATGAAAGGTGGATACATGCAATGAAGCAGGAAATCAAAGCTCTTGAAGATAATAATACATGGCAAGTAGTTGAGCTACCAGAAGGTATGCATGCAGTTGGTTCCAAGTGgatatataaaattaagtataaGGCAAATGGTTAGATAGAAAGGTTTAAAGCAAGACTTGTAGCAAAGGGATACAGTCAACAAGAAGGGTTGGATTATCATGACACTTTTTCTCCAGTAGCCAAGATGGTAACAGTTAGATGTGTCATTGCATTGGCAGTATCAAAGGGCTGGACACTGTACCAGATGGATGTCTACAATGCCTTCCTACAGGGTGATTTAGATGAAGAAGTCTATATGAAAATGCCTGAAGGATTTGCAAAGCCAGGTGTAAACAAAGTCTGCAAGTTGTTAAAGTCTTTATATGGACTTAAACAAGCCTCAAGACAGTGGAACCTGAAGCTTACAAAAGTGTTACAAGCTACAGGTTTTAGTCAGAGTGCTCATGACTACTCACTGTTCACACTAAAGAAGGAGGAAGATATTGTCATTGTCCTAGTTTATGTAGATGATCTATTGATCACAGGAAGTAACACACAACTGATTGCTGAGGTTAAGGTGTGTCTACACAAACAGTTCAAGCTGAAGGATCTAGGTgaacttaaattttttctagGCATTGAAGTGTTAAGATCTTCTGGAGGAATTATTTTGAATCAAAGGAAGTATATATTGGAACTTATTGCTGAAGCTGGATTAACATGTGCTAAACCTGCAGTTACACCAATGGAGTCTAATTTGAGATTAACCTCTGTAGAACATGATCAAGCAAATGGCTATGTTAATGATGATGTGCTGCATGACATTACTTCATATCAAAGATTGGTTGGTAAGTTGTTATATGCTACTATCACCAGGCCAGACATAAGTTATGCAGTGCAAACCTTAAGCCAGTTCATGCAATCTCCCAAGAAATCACATATGGAAGCAGCTACTAGAGTGATTAGATATTTGAAAGGTTCAGTTGGTCAAGGTATATGGTTACACTCTGAACCTACCAACATAATTACTTGCTGGTGTGATTCTGATTGGGCAGCCTGTCCTAACAGAAGAAGGTCCATCACAGGATATGTGATAAAGTTTGGAGAATCCTTAgtttcttggaaatcaaagaaacagCAAACTGTTTCAAGAAGCTCAGCTGAAGCTGAGTACAGAAGTATGGCATCTGCAGTCTCAGAAATTACTTGGCTTCTAGGATTGTTCAAGGAATTAGGAGTGAATGTTCAATTGCCTATTACAATCTTCAGTGACAGCAAATCAGCTATACAACTAGCTGCTAATCCAGTGTTACATGAAAGGACAAAACACATTGAAATAGATTGTCATTTTATCCGAGATAAGATCAAATCAGGAGAAGTGGACACTGCCTATGTTCACACACATCAACAACTTGCAGACATACTGACAAAAGGGCTGAGCCAAGTTCAACATGTGCATCTTCTAGGCAAGCTTGGAGTGATCAATATTATGCACTCATCAGCTTGAGGGGgtgtgttaaaagaagtgaagaTGAGTTAGTTAGTGGCAGCAACTAACTATTCAAAAGTTAGTTAGAAGTTGAAGTTAGTTGGTAGTTAGTTAGGCCTATTATTGTAATTTCAAGTTAGTAGGTTGTTACATCGATTAATGTGTagagttagttagttagtttgtatttttgtttgcaTTATCTGATTGCTATATAAGCAATACAGATCACGTGTAGAGAACACATTTTACAATACAACATAAActtttcattcttcttcttcttctttggtaAAAGCTTCAAGCCTCATCAATGGAGTAAGGCTTGGAAGCTTACTGTTTTTTGTTCAAAGAATTTCCTTCTCtccttaatattatatttttatttttgttttcatagagtaaatcatttcttctttttttttttcttcaaataagtataaTATGTAATTCATATTCTTTTCAAGTGTACTTCTCATATCCCTTTTACTATTGCATTAAGCTATCAAGTAGTTTTATAGTGTATCATAATAATATAACCATGAattgtttgaattattttaacttttgtgCATTCTTTATAGTGAAAAATAGTTATTGTTGTCATTTGGTCCACTGATTTAATGACGGACAAATGCAGATAGACTTAGTTTTTCTCTCCTCGAATATTTCACCCTTTTCCTTAAATAATTCATCAATGCATTTTTTGAGTAGTGTGGTCGTAATACCTTTATATCATCGACAAAGTTATCAAAACACAACATTTCATAAGAAATTCTGAAAACGGGCACAATAGAAACGTCTAAAATGCAACTAAGAAAAGTTTCATGAGAAACCAAACAACCATAACATTTGGTATATATGTCACTAGGACAATAGATACAGGAACCAATAGCACTTATTAGTTACATAGacaaattcaagattttcaCTAGGAGCAGTAAACCTAAACTAAATACAAAGTAGCATTTGCGTAATCTAGTAACGGGAAGCTCCTTCCTGGCAAATAATCACAGATGTGGTTGACGATCTTGAGCAACCTGCCAATTTCTCAGCCAATCGAAGTGAATACCGAGAAGCACACTTCATTGAACAAATCTTACAAGTCTTCCTCTTTGATATAATTGTGAACTTCTCCAAAACCGTTGCATTCATTAGTATAAATTCTGAAAGTTTGAGAAGGTCATCATTATCCCATTCAATATTCCCTTTCAAACACATCTTTGAAGAACTGAAAACCTTGACATTCTTGAGGTTGGGAAACCCGAAGCTTGACAGGAAATAAATATCATGTTCTTTGGCCAAATATCCTAACTCAAATGCACATCGCCCATGATCCATCTGGATAGAGAGGATATAGTCAAatgaaaaatcacaattcacaaaAGTTACAAAACAATGATTTCATATAGTACAAGTCTCTGCTGCAATAAAGTACATTCTCTGCAATTTGCACTGATTGGGAATTGACATTATTATAagttgtttatattattttttttgtaattttattctttcttggAAACAAACAACTTATGAGTTATCGAGTTATTGTCTGATGccttatataaataaaaaattatttaataacatcTTTGATTAGGTTATTGTTGAATTGCGATAatgtattctttcttttttcctttcaatATTCTAGTATAAACTTTGTACTCATTTTGAAAGAATATTTATTAAGTACTTATTTAACTCGAGTGCGAGAAAATAATTTAGATTTGAAATCTATCTTAGATTACTAGTATTCTTAtaaatttaaggaaataattaaatgaataaaaaatctctattaatttgttaaaataaataaataaaaggaaaaaaaataattttgaacatTGGACTAGTAAAATGGAACAAAAGGACTGCTTGAATATAATTTAttcgtataatttttttttcttttcttattttgatcTTGTTAAAGTGATTTGTTCATTTGTCCAATTCTTTAAATGTCAAACACTGTTTGatgtgagaaaaaaaatagggtAGGGCTGGGGTGGGGAGtacaatattaaaatttcttaaaaaataaatttgtaaataGAAGAGCAAAGTTCCAGAAAGATACCAAAGTAGTTGTCATAGTTATGTTGAGTGACTCCACATGAGGTGAGGCTTTCAACAGGATAATTGCTccatagaaataaaattttattatacgCAAATCTAGAGTTAGACATTTGCATTTCAATTCTGGAAGTGGCATCTCTTCAAATTGCATTAGTACCTGATATGGTTATTCCAAAGAAATTAGTGAAGGATCTAGAAAACAAGAACGataaaaaaggatgaaaaatccGATGTAAATTTTATGGAAAATCTGACCAACTTACAATGTAGTAAATGAAGTACCCGACTTTAGAAAGTTGACAAAAAAATTTGCAAAAGTTTTGTATTAGTGCTAGTAGTCCTTGATAATGTGTAGAAGTTCTTAAGTTGTGTTATATTCTAAATGCTATCTCTTCATGATATTTATATacctaaagaaaataaagtctTTACGACAAAACATACCTCGGTGTACCAAGTCCCAATCGTTAACTCGGTTGTATTCTTCAACTTATGAAGATAATCTTGGACGAGTTTCCTTATAACTTGATGTTCATCAGGGCATGTGGCACTAGAAGCACCTTTAGCAATCGATGTGcaactcatttggaaatttaGCTTAGCAGTTACCACCGATGATACATTTATTAGCCTACATTTGAGATCATACATATCTTCAGAGATCTCCAAATGTTGAATATTCGGGGCAATAATATCCAAAGAGGGATGATCAAATTCATCATAGTATGAAGAATAATCTTCGAACTTAAGCCtctttaaatttgaagaattgaTTTCCAGATGACTCAATCCGTAGAATTCAGAAATTTCGAGGTTTTCCAAAGCAGGACAACCTGAGAGTATTTTTACGATTATGTCATCCTGTAACTTAAGGTCATTCAACTTCAAGGTCTTTAAAAATTTCCAATCTATGAAGAATTCGTCATTAAATGTACAACGCGTGAGATCCAATGTTATCAAGGTGGAGCACTTGTAGATAGTGTCAGGCAAGTCAATGGATTCATAGTCATATGAATCTGATAGCAATACaacattttcaacattttttttgacAGCAGTAGAAAGCCATCGGGAGATTGGGaacaataattcatcatcaacaaATTTGAGTTGTGACTCATATTTGGACAAGTGAGTGAAATCCAgatgaaaatttataattttggaACAAGTAGACTTATCTAATGCATAATTCACAAAAGATATAAAGTTTTTCGTTTGTGATTTATCTTCACACTGGATAAAGAAGCTATAAACTGAACGCCATAGATATTGCCACCTTTTGGAGAGAATAGAAGTTGTGAAAGCATCTTTCGTTGGCAAAAGGGAGAGAATCTGTAGAATAAGAGCGTCCGGTAACTCACTGATACTATCATTTTTAACtcttttgcttcttcttttctttaataatGGAGGCCAAAGATCCATCTTTTGGGTGCAAAAAGGCTTTCCAGTGTTTGAatggtttttctttttctatccaACACAAGTTATCCCTTTGGGTTTTGCTCTTGTTTCACAATGAAgactatatatataatgtacATTAGGTAGAGCTATTTAGGATTTTTTCTAATCTtgtttccttaaatagatttacTTTGAATCTATACATGAATGAGTAAAGTACCAAAAACTGATAATGATGTGCTAAAACAACGATCGACACGATAAGAATCATGCATCTACATACAAAAGGGGTATCATTTATTCTTCTTTTAAAgaaattgttgggttttaaaaaaagtgtgaatggaaaatgaagagttgcgacttttatgaaaagctgtgacttttatgaaaagttgcgatttttatgaaaagttgtgacttttatggaaagttatAACtcttatgaaaggtgacgacctttctgaaagattgtgacttttccaaagattTGTAActtttccggtaaggcacaataagaacattTTTCCACtaccatttattttatttactgccaattttttttttcttctctcctttaatattatattttatttttgtttcatagAGTAAAtcatttcttcccttttcaaATAATTCTCGTcgataattcatattttttcagATGTACTTCTCACATTCCATTTTTTAGTACTATTGCATTAAGCTATCAGGTAGTTTTataaagtatcataataaaatagatataaattgtttgacttattttaaactttgtgCGTTCttcatagtaaaaaaataattagaattgTCCAGTGAATTAATGACAGGCAAATGCAGATTGGCTCAGTCTTTCTGTGGATGTTCGTAATATCATTAGTCTTGGGTCACTTTTAACTTTGATGCTAACGTAGTCATAAGAAAAGTTTTATGAGAAACCAAACAACCATAAAATTTGGTATATATGTCACAACGACAAGATAACAGGAACAGATAGTACTTATTTGTTACAAAGacaaattcaagatttttaCCACCAGCAgt includes:
- the LOC107017003 gene encoding F-box protein At5g03100-like, encoding MDLWPPLLKKRRSKRVKNDSISELPDALILQILSLLPTKDAFTTSILSKRWQYLWRSVYSFFIQCEDKSQTKNFISFVNYALDKSTCSKIINFHLDFTHLSKYESQLKFVDDELLFPISRWLSTAVKKNVENVVLLSDSYDYESIDLPDTIYKCSTLITLDLTRCTFNDEFFIDWKFLKTLKLNDLKLQDDIIVKILSGCPALENLEISEFYGLSHLEINSSNLKRLKFEDYSSYYDEFDHPSLDIIAPNIQHLEISEDMYDLKCRLINVSSVVTAKLNFQMSCTSIAKGASSATCPDEHQVIRKLVQDYLHKLKNTTELTIGTWYTEVLMQFEEMPLPELKCKCLTLDLRIIKFYFYGAIILLKASPHVESLNITMTTTLMDHGRCAFELGYLAKEHDIYFLSSFGFPNLKNVKVFSSSKMCLKGNIEWDNDDLLKLSEFILMNATVLEKFTIISKRKTCKICSMKCASRYSLRLAEKLAGCSRSSTTSVIICQEGASRY